The following coding sequences are from one Paenibacillus stellifer window:
- the metH gene encoding methionine synthase, protein MAKPTLSEALAKRILIMDGAMGTMIQQVPLTADDFGGEELEGCNEMLVLTRPEVIGKIHEAYLEAGADLIETNTFGATSVVLAEYDIPQRAREINLSAAAIAREAADRFSTEERPRYVVGAMGPTTKTLSVTGGVTFPELTASYEEQAVALIEGGVDALLLETSQDTLNVKAGSIGIREAFRKTGVTLPIMISGTIEPMGTTLAGQNIEAFYISLEHLNPISIGLNCATGPEFMRDHIRSLAGMASVAVSCYPNAGLPDENGNYHESPDSLARKISAFAEKGWLNIAGGCCGTTPAHIKAMAEALEAYPPRLLEGSHPPALSGIDPVYVEQDNRPYMVGERTNVLGSRKFKRLIVEGKYEEASEIARAQVKSGAQVVDVCVQDPDRDEAEDMKSFLELVVKKVKVPLMIDTTDPKVIDLALQYSQGKAIINSINLEDGEEKFEHVTPLIHKYGGAVVVGTIDENGQAIKAVDKLDVAKRSYELLVNKYGLHPEDLIFDTLVFPVGTGDEQYIGSAKETIDGIRLIKEALPGVHTILGISNVSFGLPEAGREVLNSVFLYECTKAGLDYAIVNTEKVERYASIPEEERRLAEELIYNTNDETLAEFVAAFRGKKVEKKEKISNLTLEERLASYVVEGSKDGLIPDLDEALKKYGALEIINGPLMEGMSEVGRLFNNNELIVAEVLQSAEVMKASVAHLEQFMQKNETSVKGKILLATVKGDVHDIGKNLVEIILSNNGYQIVNLGIKVPPETIIEAFRREKADAIGLSGLLVKSAQQMVLTAQDLRTAGIDVPIMVGGAALTRKFTKTRISPEYDGLVLYAKDAMDGLDLANKLMNADERAKMVEELRSEKESTATEKPKSELPKLTRVERSSISVDAPVFTPPDLERHVLRNYPLGHVIPYVNMQMLLGHHLGLKGSVEGLLASGDSRAVELKETVDNLLHEATVNGTITPNAMYRFFPAQSRGNDILIYDPEDTGKVLHTFTFPRQQVEPYLCLSDFLKPVDSGIMDYVGFLVVTAGQGIREQAEELKAKGDYLRSHALQAMALEIAEGLAERVHHMMRDIWGFPDPADMTMKQRHGARYQGIRVSFGYPACPDLEDQEPLFRLMSPEDIGIRLTEGFMMEPEASVSAMVFAHPQAQYFNVEKA, encoded by the coding sequence TTGGCAAAACCTACACTATCGGAAGCGCTGGCGAAGCGCATCTTAATAATGGACGGAGCCATGGGGACGATGATCCAGCAGGTTCCGCTTACTGCCGACGACTTCGGCGGAGAAGAGCTTGAGGGTTGCAACGAAATGCTGGTGCTGACACGTCCTGAAGTCATCGGCAAGATACACGAGGCTTACCTGGAAGCAGGAGCCGATCTGATTGAAACGAATACATTCGGCGCCACCTCTGTGGTTCTAGCCGAATATGACATTCCGCAGAGAGCGCGTGAAATCAATCTCTCAGCTGCGGCTATAGCGAGAGAAGCGGCTGACCGCTTCAGTACGGAGGAACGGCCTCGTTATGTGGTGGGCGCGATGGGACCGACGACGAAGACGCTGTCCGTTACAGGCGGCGTGACGTTCCCCGAGCTTACGGCAAGCTATGAAGAACAGGCGGTTGCTCTGATTGAGGGGGGCGTTGACGCGCTGCTGCTGGAGACTTCGCAGGATACGCTGAATGTCAAAGCGGGCAGCATCGGAATCCGCGAGGCTTTCCGCAAGACAGGCGTCACTCTGCCGATTATGATTTCCGGGACGATCGAGCCCATGGGAACGACGCTTGCCGGCCAAAATATCGAAGCCTTCTATATTTCCCTGGAGCATCTGAACCCGATCTCCATCGGATTGAACTGTGCGACAGGGCCGGAGTTTATGCGCGACCATATCCGTTCATTGGCTGGAATGGCCTCGGTTGCGGTCAGCTGCTATCCGAACGCGGGACTGCCCGATGAGAACGGCAATTACCATGAATCGCCGGATTCCCTGGCCCGCAAAATCTCGGCCTTTGCCGAGAAAGGCTGGCTGAATATTGCCGGCGGCTGCTGTGGCACAACGCCCGCGCATATCAAGGCAATGGCTGAAGCGCTTGAAGCGTATCCGCCTCGTCTGCTGGAAGGCAGTCATCCTCCTGCACTATCCGGTATCGATCCCGTCTATGTGGAGCAGGATAACCGTCCATATATGGTAGGCGAACGTACCAATGTGCTGGGATCGCGGAAGTTCAAGCGACTGATTGTCGAAGGGAAATACGAGGAAGCGTCCGAAATCGCCCGCGCCCAGGTCAAGAGCGGAGCGCAGGTTGTCGATGTGTGCGTGCAGGACCCGGACCGGGATGAAGCCGAGGATATGAAGTCATTTCTGGAGCTGGTCGTCAAAAAGGTCAAGGTTCCGCTTATGATCGATACTACCGATCCAAAGGTTATTGATCTGGCACTGCAATACAGCCAAGGCAAGGCGATCATTAACTCCATTAATCTTGAAGATGGTGAAGAAAAGTTCGAACATGTTACGCCGCTTATTCATAAATACGGCGGGGCTGTCGTCGTCGGCACCATTGATGAGAACGGACAGGCGATCAAAGCTGTGGACAAGCTTGATGTCGCCAAGCGCTCCTATGAGCTGCTGGTGAACAAATATGGTCTTCATCCAGAGGATCTCATTTTCGATACACTTGTCTTTCCGGTCGGAACAGGGGATGAGCAGTACATCGGGTCCGCCAAGGAGACGATAGACGGTATCCGCCTCATCAAAGAAGCACTGCCCGGCGTGCATACGATTCTGGGCATCAGTAATGTCTCGTTCGGTCTCCCGGAAGCAGGACGTGAGGTGCTGAATTCGGTCTTTTTGTACGAGTGCACCAAGGCCGGACTGGACTATGCGATCGTCAACACGGAGAAGGTGGAGCGATACGCTTCGATTCCCGAAGAAGAGCGCCGTCTGGCGGAAGAATTAATTTATAATACGAACGATGAGACGCTGGCCGAATTCGTCGCCGCTTTCCGGGGGAAGAAGGTCGAGAAGAAGGAGAAAATCTCCAACCTGACTCTGGAGGAGCGCCTTGCGTCATATGTTGTGGAAGGCAGCAAGGATGGGCTTATACCTGACCTGGACGAAGCGCTTAAGAAATACGGCGCACTCGAAATAATTAACGGCCCGCTGATGGAAGGGATGTCGGAAGTAGGCCGTTTGTTCAACAACAATGAGCTGATCGTAGCCGAGGTGCTGCAGAGCGCGGAAGTCATGAAGGCATCGGTCGCGCATTTGGAGCAGTTCATGCAGAAGAATGAAACTTCGGTCAAGGGTAAAATACTGCTCGCCACCGTGAAAGGCGACGTGCATGACATCGGCAAAAACCTCGTGGAGATCATTCTCTCCAACAACGGTTACCAGATCGTCAATTTGGGTATAAAAGTACCACCGGAGACGATCATTGAAGCGTTCCGCCGCGAGAAAGCGGATGCCATCGGACTGTCCGGCCTCCTGGTGAAGTCGGCGCAGCAGATGGTGCTGACCGCACAGGATTTGCGGACCGCCGGCATCGATGTGCCGATTATGGTAGGCGGAGCAGCGTTGACCCGCAAGTTCACCAAGACCCGGATCTCGCCGGAGTATGACGGACTTGTTCTGTATGCGAAGGACGCGATGGACGGCCTTGATCTGGCCAACAAGCTCATGAATGCGGACGAGCGGGCCAAGATGGTCGAGGAGCTGCGGTCCGAGAAGGAAAGCACGGCCACCGAGAAACCGAAGTCGGAGCTGCCGAAGCTGACCCGCGTGGAGCGTTCGAGCATCTCGGTGGACGCTCCGGTCTTCACGCCCCCGGATTTGGAGCGGCATGTGCTGCGGAACTATCCGCTCGGCCACGTCATTCCTTATGTGAACATGCAGATGCTGCTGGGCCACCATCTGGGTCTCAAAGGCTCGGTTGAAGGGCTGCTGGCATCCGGCGATTCCCGGGCCGTTGAACTGAAAGAGACGGTGGACAATCTTCTGCATGAAGCTACCGTTAACGGCACGATTACGCCAAACGCAATGTACCGGTTCTTCCCGGCGCAGTCCAGAGGCAACGACATTCTGATATACGATCCTGAGGATACGGGCAAGGTGCTTCACACCTTTACGTTCCCAAGACAGCAAGTCGAGCCTTACCTCTGTCTATCGGACTTCCTGAAGCCGGTGGACAGCGGAATCATGGATTATGTCGGCTTTCTGGTCGTTACGGCCGGACAGGGTATCCGGGAGCAAGCCGAGGAACTGAAGGCCAAGGGAGATTATCTGCGTTCCCATGCGCTTCAGGCGATGGCGCTCGAAATCGCTGAAGGCCTCGCAGAACGCGTCCATCATATGATGCGTGACATCTGGGGCTTCCCGGACCCGGCGGATATGACGATGAAGCAGCGTCACGGAGCGCGTTACCAGGGAATCCGGGTGTCGTTCGGCTATCCGGCCTGCCCGGATCTGGAGGACCAGGAGCCGCTGTTCCGGCTGATGTCGCCTGAAGATATCGGCATCCGGTTGACCGAAGGCTTCATGATGGAGCCGGAGGCTTCGGTATCCGCAATGGTGTTCGCCCATCCGCAGGCCCAGTACTTCAATGTGGAAAAAGCCTGA
- a CDS encoding HAD family hydrolase, with amino-acid sequence MPIAAVLFDLDDTLLWDERSIEEAFEHACLAAGDAVDPKLLETAVRKEARSLYESYETFPFTQMIGINPFEALWANFTAGEQPEFRKLEQLAPVYRKESWRRGLLSVGIDDEALAETLAARFAAERRSRPYIYEETLEVLKTLQGKVKLLLLTNGCPALQQEKLDGVPELTPFFDHIVISGNFGKGKPDPAIFAHALERLNIKPEEGVMVGDKLTTDIRGGLAAGLTTVWINRTGKPSDPEIVPNYEIKHLTELLPLVESL; translated from the coding sequence ATGCCGATTGCTGCTGTACTGTTTGATCTGGACGATACGCTTTTATGGGATGAACGAAGCATTGAAGAAGCTTTTGAGCACGCTTGCTTGGCTGCCGGCGACGCCGTAGACCCCAAGCTGCTGGAGACCGCTGTACGCAAGGAAGCGCGGAGCTTGTACGAGTCTTACGAAACGTTCCCGTTTACCCAAATGATCGGCATCAACCCGTTTGAGGCGCTCTGGGCTAACTTCACTGCCGGGGAACAACCGGAGTTCCGGAAGCTGGAGCAGCTGGCACCTGTCTACCGGAAGGAATCGTGGCGCCGTGGACTGTTGTCGGTCGGGATTGATGACGAGGCTCTGGCCGAGACCCTTGCAGCCCGCTTCGCCGCAGAACGCCGCAGCCGTCCGTATATCTACGAAGAGACGCTCGAAGTGCTGAAGACGCTCCAGGGTAAAGTGAAGCTTCTGCTGTTGACGAACGGCTGTCCTGCGCTTCAGCAGGAGAAGCTGGATGGCGTCCCCGAGCTGACTCCATTCTTTGATCATATCGTGATCTCCGGAAACTTCGGCAAAGGCAAGCCGGACCCTGCGATTTTTGCGCATGCGCTGGAACGCCTGAACATCAAGCCTGAGGAAGGCGTTATGGTCGGGGACAAGCTGACGACCGACATTCGCGGCGGTTTGGCTGCCGGACTGACTACGGTTTGGATCAACCGCACTGGCAAGCCTTCGGATCCGGAGATTGTACCGAATTACGAGATCAAGCATTTGACCGAGCTGCTGCCGCTTGTGGAATCTTTATAA
- a CDS encoding DUF896 domain-containing protein: MNIDELVNRINELARKQKSEGLNEEELAERARLREIYLGNVRRNFRAQLESIEIVDNEGNDGNGSKPLH; this comes from the coding sequence TTGAACATAGATGAACTGGTTAACCGGATTAACGAGCTTGCCCGCAAGCAGAAGAGCGAAGGGCTTAACGAGGAAGAATTGGCGGAACGCGCCAGGCTCCGTGAAATTTATCTGGGCAACGTGCGCCGTAACTTCCGCGCTCAGCTTGAATCCATTGAAATTGTAGATAACGAAGGAAATGATGGGAACGGCAGCAAGCCCCTGCACTAA
- a CDS encoding LysM peptidoglycan-binding domain-containing protein, translating to MRYGTYKSIYNEESVPAVRQETRSTNKVNGSGSNRSVNSITVLNRIGMFKISLILLMIISGFTLVNQVFASSEKSPQQERKVVVESGDSLWGIAQEYKPSNMRTVVYMQAIREHNHLNVSGLQAGQVISVPIYEE from the coding sequence ATGAGATATGGTACATATAAGAGCATCTATAATGAAGAATCTGTTCCGGCAGTTAGACAGGAAACCCGCTCGACGAACAAAGTCAACGGTTCGGGATCTAACCGAAGTGTCAATTCTATAACGGTGTTGAACCGTATTGGCATGTTCAAGATCTCGTTAATTCTTCTTATGATAATTTCCGGCTTCACGCTTGTGAACCAGGTGTTCGCCAGCTCCGAGAAATCGCCTCAGCAGGAACGTAAGGTTGTTGTAGAATCGGGAGACTCGCTGTGGGGCATCGCTCAGGAGTACAAGCCGTCGAATATGAGAACAGTAGTCTACATGCAGGCGATCCGTGAGCATAATCATCTGAATGTCAGCGGGCTGCAGGCAGGCCAGGTGATTTCGGTTCCTATCTATGAAGAGTAA
- the lexA gene encoding transcriptional repressor LexA yields the protein MSKISSRQLAILEFIRNEVRSKGYPPSVREIGEAVGLASSSTVHGHLDRLEKKGLIRRDPTKPRAIELLGQEESENVHQFVQTVARVPVVGKVTAGIPITATENIEDYFPLPTHYVGDNKVFMLSVSGDSMIEAGIMNGDYVIVRQQQTADNGDIVVAMTEEDEATVKTFYKERDHIRLQPENPSYEPLRLNRVTILGKVIGLFRDIH from the coding sequence ATGTCAAAGATCTCGAGTCGCCAGCTGGCGATCCTGGAGTTTATACGCAACGAAGTTCGCAGCAAGGGGTACCCGCCCTCAGTCCGGGAGATAGGTGAAGCCGTTGGACTAGCCTCCAGCTCGACCGTTCACGGTCATCTGGACCGGCTGGAGAAGAAAGGCCTTATCCGCCGCGACCCGACGAAACCCCGGGCCATTGAACTGCTTGGCCAGGAGGAATCCGAGAATGTTCATCAATTTGTCCAGACGGTCGCAAGAGTACCGGTTGTCGGCAAGGTTACCGCAGGCATACCGATTACGGCGACAGAGAACATCGAAGATTACTTCCCCCTTCCTACTCATTATGTTGGGGACAACAAGGTATTTATGCTCTCCGTGTCGGGTGACAGCATGATTGAAGCGGGCATTATGAATGGCGATTATGTCATCGTCCGGCAGCAGCAGACCGCTGACAATGGTGATATCGTCGTAGCGATGACCGAGGAAGATGAAGCTACAGTCAAGACCTTCTATAAGGAAAGGGATCATATTCGGCTTCAACCAGAGAATCCGTCTTACGAACCGCTTCGCTTGAACCGGGTTACGATTCTCGGCAAGGTTATTGGTCTTTTCCGTGATATTCATTAA
- a CDS encoding L,D-transpeptidase has product MPNYRIIVDLSDHMLYLLDQDTVIRGFPVGIGKMLTVTPAGEYTIINKQPNPGGPFGAYWLGLSRPHYGIHGTNNPASIGGNVSHGCIRMHNQDVLELARTVPLHTRVTIRK; this is encoded by the coding sequence GTGCCCAACTACCGCATCATAGTCGATCTGTCCGACCATATGCTGTATCTCCTGGATCAGGACACCGTAATTCGGGGCTTTCCCGTCGGGATCGGTAAAATGCTGACCGTAACCCCAGCCGGTGAATATACCATAATCAATAAGCAGCCAAATCCTGGCGGGCCCTTCGGCGCTTATTGGCTCGGGTTATCCAGACCGCATTACGGGATTCACGGCACGAACAATCCGGCTTCCATCGGCGGCAACGTGTCGCATGGCTGCATCCGGATGCATAATCAGGATGTGCTGGAGCTGGCCCGCACCGTTCCGCTTCATACCCGGGTCACAATCCGGAAGTAA
- a CDS encoding carbohydrate-binding protein, which yields MKAIKKLFAGLMMFTLIFGVSFVGSAFASGDEVKLLDSDVSVIYKPGYVGFSGNIDVANLGTVKNVTVHYTTDNTNWYDTSASYVGPTDGTHEKWNFSIFTNDSTTDHSELKNLSFVKFAIKYEVNNQTYWDNNGGVNYYNEVNSTVPLDSVILGLPNVLNAKSTLSNGEFSGNIYVKNLSSTKTVKVVYTTDNWATVQEGFATYNGSLNNFNSVERWSYSFNVPGAADVKYAISYTVGGQTYWDNNYGHNYEVQ from the coding sequence GTGAAAGCAATTAAAAAACTTTTTGCTGGATTGATGATGTTTACTCTGATTTTTGGTGTATCCTTTGTGGGATCGGCATTTGCCAGCGGTGATGAGGTCAAGCTTCTTGATTCGGATGTCAGCGTTATTTATAAACCTGGATATGTCGGATTCAGCGGAAATATTGATGTTGCTAATCTGGGAACCGTGAAAAATGTCACTGTCCATTACACGACAGATAACACAAATTGGTATGATACCAGTGCGAGTTATGTAGGGCCGACGGATGGAACCCATGAGAAATGGAATTTCAGCATCTTCACAAATGATTCTACAACAGATCATTCCGAGTTGAAGAATCTGAGCTTCGTAAAATTCGCAATCAAATACGAAGTGAATAACCAGACCTATTGGGATAACAACGGGGGAGTAAATTATTACAATGAAGTCAACAGTACAGTTCCCCTCGATTCCGTTATTTTGGGATTACCAAATGTGCTTAACGCCAAAAGTACTCTGAGCAATGGTGAGTTTAGCGGAAACATCTACGTTAAAAACCTGAGTTCGACGAAAACAGTAAAAGTCGTATACACAACGGACAACTGGGCAACGGTTCAGGAGGGCTTCGCTACTTACAATGGCTCCTTGAACAATTTCAATAGTGTTGAAAGATGGAGCTACAGCTTCAATGTTCCTGGTGCTGCAGATGTTAAATATGCGATTTCGTATACAGTTGGCGGGCAGACGTATTGGGATAATAACTATGGCCATAATTACGAGGTCCAATAA
- the glnA gene encoding type I glutamate--ammonia ligase: MSFSKEDILRIAKEENVRFIRLQFTDLLGTIKNVEIPVSQLEKALDNKMMFDGSSIEGYVRIEESDMYLYPDLDTWVIFPWVAQDRVARLICDIYMPDGTPFAGDPRGILKRCLKEAEEMGFTAMNVGPEPEFFLFQTDEKGNPTTELNDQGGYFDLAPMDLGENCRREIVLTLEEMGFEIEASHHEVAYGQHEIDFKYANAIKAADQIQTFKLVVKTVARQHGLHATFMPKPLFGMNGSGMHCHQSLFKGSENTFYDESDELGLSSIARSYMAGLLKHARAMAAITNPTVNSYKRLVPGYEAPCYVAWSASNRSPMIRIPASRGLSTRVEVRNPDPAANPYLALAVMLKAGLDGVKRQLDLPAPIDRNIYVMSEEERIEEGIPSLPADLKEALNELIRNPVVTDALGEHALAHFYELKEIEWDIYRTQVHDWERNQYLTLY, encoded by the coding sequence GTGAGCTTTAGTAAAGAAGATATTTTGCGCATTGCGAAGGAAGAGAACGTCCGGTTCATTCGTCTTCAGTTCACGGATCTGCTCGGTACGATCAAGAACGTGGAAATTCCAGTAAGCCAGCTGGAGAAGGCACTGGACAACAAAATGATGTTCGACGGTTCTTCCATTGAAGGCTATGTGCGCATCGAAGAATCCGATATGTATTTATATCCCGATCTCGACACATGGGTTATTTTCCCATGGGTTGCGCAGGACCGCGTTGCGCGGCTCATCTGCGATATTTACATGCCGGACGGAACTCCGTTCGCCGGAGACCCGCGCGGTATTCTGAAACGCTGCCTGAAGGAAGCGGAAGAAATGGGCTTCACCGCGATGAATGTCGGTCCGGAACCCGAGTTCTTCCTGTTCCAGACAGACGAGAAAGGCAACCCGACCACCGAGCTCAACGATCAGGGTGGATATTTCGATCTGGCTCCGATGGATCTGGGCGAGAATTGCCGCAGAGAAATTGTACTTACACTCGAGGAAATGGGCTTTGAAATCGAAGCCTCCCACCACGAGGTTGCTTATGGCCAGCATGAGATCGACTTTAAGTATGCAAATGCGATCAAAGCCGCTGACCAGATTCAGACGTTCAAGCTTGTTGTAAAGACGGTAGCCCGTCAGCATGGATTGCATGCTACCTTCATGCCGAAGCCTCTTTTTGGAATGAACGGATCGGGTATGCACTGCCACCAGTCTTTGTTCAAGGGCAGTGAGAACACGTTCTACGACGAGAGCGACGAACTGGGCTTGAGCAGCATCGCCCGCAGCTACATGGCCGGACTGCTGAAGCATGCCCGCGCTATGGCAGCGATTACGAACCCGACCGTCAACTCGTATAAACGTCTGGTTCCTGGTTATGAAGCGCCTTGCTATGTAGCTTGGTCCGCCAGCAACCGCAGCCCGATGATCCGTATCCCGGCATCGAGAGGCCTCAGCACCCGCGTGGAGGTTCGTAACCCGGACCCTGCGGCCAACCCTTACCTGGCTCTGGCCGTTATGCTGAAAGCCGGTCTCGACGGCGTCAAACGCCAGTTGGATCTGCCCGCCCCGATCGACCGGAACATCTATGTGATGTCCGAAGAGGAGCGTATTGAGGAAGGCATTCCGAGTCTGCCGGCCGATCTGAAGGAAGCGCTGAACGAGCTGATCCGCAATCCTGTAGTTACCGATGCTCTCGGCGAGCATGCGCTGGCTCACTTTTATGAGTTGAAGGAAATTGAGTGGGATATTTACCGGACCCAGGTTCACGATTGGGAGCGGAATCAATATTTGACGCTGTATTAA
- a CDS encoding MerR family transcriptional regulator, giving the protein MGDEIRRNMALFPIGIVMKLTDLSARQIRYYEQHSLIVPARTSGNQRLFSFNDVERLLEIKALIEKGVNIAGIKQVMNPVSKESEEATVITPDTEVRRRELSDSQLHRLLKQELVSGKRPGQVSLIQGELSRFFNK; this is encoded by the coding sequence ATGGGTGATGAAATCCGCAGAAATATGGCATTATTTCCAATTGGTATAGTAATGAAACTTACCGATTTATCTGCGCGGCAAATCCGCTATTATGAACAGCATAGTCTGATCGTACCTGCCCGTACTTCGGGCAATCAGCGGTTATTTTCTTTTAACGATGTGGAGCGTCTGCTCGAAATTAAAGCTTTGATTGAAAAAGGTGTCAACATTGCCGGAATCAAGCAAGTCATGAATCCGGTATCCAAGGAATCTGAAGAAGCGACCGTCATTACTCCCGATACGGAGGTCCGGCGGCGCGAGCTGTCCGATTCCCAACTGCACCGCCTGCTGAAGCAGGAGCTGGTGTCCGGGAAGAGACCGGGCCAGGTTTCGCTTATTCAAGGAGAGCTATCCCGGTTTTTCAATAAATAA
- a CDS encoding aminotransferase class I/II-fold pyridoxal phosphate-dependent enzyme, whose translation MAGFAEDILQAAEAAELEIQEAVRALDRVVDHNQWKVIQAFQRHQVSDFHFAGSTGYAYNDRGREVLDLVYADVFGAEAALVRPHFASGTHTLSTALFGVLRPGDELLYITGRPYDTLHKVIGQPGDGTGSLADFGITYGEVALSETGDVDWAAVEAVLTPRTKVVGIQRSRGYDWRSSFSVAQIGEMAARIKELAPQAIVFVDNCYGEFTEALEPTQLGVDLMAGSLIKNPGGGLAETGGYICGRRELVELSAYRLTAPGIGGEVGAMLGTTRGLYQGLFMAPHTVGQAIKGSIFAASVFARCGFKTKPAWNEPRTDLIQAVAFDGPEHLIAFVQGIQKAAAVDSHVVPEPWDMPGYEHPVIMAAGTFIQGGSLELSADAPIRAPYIGYMQGGLTYSHVKYGVLMALQSMRDRKLL comes from the coding sequence ATGGCAGGGTTTGCAGAAGATATTTTACAGGCGGCGGAAGCAGCCGAACTGGAGATTCAGGAAGCAGTAAGAGCGCTTGACCGGGTGGTCGACCATAACCAATGGAAAGTCATTCAGGCGTTTCAGCGGCATCAGGTCAGCGATTTTCATTTTGCCGGATCTACCGGCTATGCATATAACGACAGAGGAAGAGAAGTGCTGGATTTAGTGTATGCCGATGTGTTCGGAGCAGAAGCGGCTCTGGTGCGGCCGCATTTTGCTTCCGGAACGCATACGCTTTCAACTGCGCTGTTCGGGGTTCTCAGACCCGGGGACGAGCTGCTCTATATAACCGGAAGACCATATGATACGCTTCATAAGGTGATCGGACAGCCGGGAGACGGAACCGGGTCCCTGGCTGACTTCGGTATTACTTACGGGGAAGTGGCGCTCTCAGAAACGGGTGATGTGGACTGGGCTGCGGTTGAGGCGGTTTTAACGCCCCGTACTAAGGTGGTAGGCATCCAGCGCTCGCGCGGGTATGACTGGCGGTCTTCATTCTCGGTCGCCCAAATCGGCGAAATGGCGGCACGCATCAAGGAGCTGGCGCCGCAAGCCATTGTCTTCGTGGACAACTGCTATGGAGAATTTACCGAGGCACTGGAGCCTACGCAGCTCGGCGTTGATCTGATGGCCGGTTCCCTTATCAAGAATCCGGGGGGCGGACTGGCGGAGACAGGCGGATACATTTGCGGGCGCCGTGAACTTGTGGAACTGTCGGCCTACCGGCTGACGGCGCCGGGAATCGGCGGGGAAGTCGGCGCGATGCTGGGCACGACGCGAGGGCTGTATCAGGGGCTGTTCATGGCGCCGCACACAGTTGGACAGGCTATCAAGGGAAGCATCTTCGCCGCGTCCGTATTTGCCCGCTGCGGCTTCAAGACGAAGCCGGCCTGGAACGAGCCCCGTACGGATCTCATTCAGGCGGTAGCCTTCGACGGGCCGGAGCATTTGATCGCCTTCGTACAGGGCATTCAGAAGGCGGCCGCCGTCGACAGCCACGTCGTTCCGGAGCCTTGGGACATGCCGGGATATGAGCATCCTGTTATCATGGCCGCAGGTACGTTCATTCAGGGCGGAAGCCTGGAACTGTCGGCGGATGCGCCGATCCGGGCCCCCTACATTGGGTATATGCAGGGCGGGCTGACCTATTCACATGTAAAGTACGGTGTACTTATGGCCCTGCAGAGCATGCGAGATCGTAAATTATTGTGA